TTATACCATCGCCGGTAACCTGGCGCGTTCGGATTACCGCCGGCGCCAGCGCTGGAAGATGTCATCAATCACTGCCCAGACGCGAGATGGGGAAGAGGAGTTTGAAAAGCAGTTGATGGGAGATATTCTTTCTCCGGATGAGTACGCTGAATCGGTTATCCAGGATAAGCACATTCAGAATGCATTGATGCGGATTCCGGTAACCTTCCGGGAGGTGATTGTTCTTCGCGACATCCAGGACATGGATTACGAGAGCATCGCCAGGATTACAGCGTTACCACTGGGTACCGTGAAAAGCCGTATCAACCGCGGTCGTATTAAGCTCCAGGAGCTTTTGCGGGACATATATCCGTACGATAACCTCTCCACAGTTTGATGTGACAGGTAGCAGGCATGAAGCATAACCTGCAGGGTTTGCAGGTTGTATGGTTCAAACGCGACCTGCGAATAACGGACCATGAGCCGCTTTTAGAGGCCGCAAAACGCGGCCCTGTGCTACCTTTGTATATTTTTGAGCCGGCCCTCTGGCAACAACCTGACATGAGTGGCCGGCATTATGCATTTCTCAAAGCTTCGCTCACTTCGCTCGACAATGCATTGCGGGCATTGGGGCAGCCGCTTGTCTATCGCACAGGTGATGCCGTTGCTGTCCTCCAGCAGCTAAAAGAAAATTACGGCATTGCGGCGCTTTGGTCGCACCAGGAAACGTGGAATGGATGGACCTATACGCGGGATATCGCAGTAGGGAAGTGGTGTAAATCCAACAATATCCCCTGGCATGAATCCCGGCAATTTGGTGTAGTCCGGCGCATGAAATCACGCGATGGCTGGGCGGAAGCCTGGGATGCGTTAATGGATCAACCGCTGTGGGAAGCGCCGGCCTCACTTCAACCCCTCGATATAGAAGCAGGCCGTATACCTGCTGCCACCTCGCTGCACATCCTCCCAGATCCCTGTCCGCTTTTGCAGCCGGGCGGAAGAGAAAACGGGATACTGGAACTACAATCGTTTTTTGAAGAGCGAGGTGAGGATTATCAGCAGGGCATGTCATCACCGTCACGCGCAGTTTCTGCATGCTCACGTATATCACCGCATCTTGCGTTTGGGACGCTTTCAATGCGTGAGGTGCACCGGGCAACAGAAAAGGAAAAGCGCACATGGCAGGGTGCGCCGCCGGCAATGCGCGGTAATTGGTTACGGGCGTTGCAAGCTTTTTCAGGGCGGCTACGCTGGCACTGTCACTTTATCCAAAAACTGGAAGACGAGCCGACGCTTGAGTTTGATAACCTGCATCAAGCCTACAACGGGCTCCGAGAAGCCGGTAAAGGCTCAGTGCACTACGAGGCCTGGGCAAGTGGACAAACAGGTTTTCCTATGGTAGATGCCTGCATGCGTGCGCTGCAGGCAACGGGGTGGATCAATTTTCGTATGCGCGCCATGCTTATGAGTTTTGCTTCTTACCACCTGTGGTTGCATTGGCGCGATACCGGCCTCCACCTTGCGCGCCTATTTGTCGATTATGAACCAGGTATTCACTACAGCCAATGTCAGATGCAGTCGGGCACCACAGGCATCAACACCATTCGCATTTACAACCCCATCAAACAGGGCATCGACCACGATTCTGATGCAGCATTTATAAAGCGTTGGGTGCCCGAGT
The genomic region above belongs to Bacteroidota bacterium and contains:
- a CDS encoding sigma-70 family RNA polymerase sigma factor, producing MARRLHKEDAVDQLQSDARRFRATLEGMSDEELMEQFQTGCVEAFNIIVDRFSDRLMQYLRGFLKDESQCQDMLQETFMRVYRNRHSYTRIARLSTWIYTIAGNLARSDYRRRQRWKMSSITAQTRDGEEEFEKQLMGDILSPDEYAESVIQDKHIQNALMRIPVTFREVIVLRDIQDMDYESIARITALPLGTVKSRINRGRIKLQELLRDIYPYDNLSTV
- a CDS encoding FAD-binding domain-containing protein; its protein translation is MKHNLQGLQVVWFKRDLRITDHEPLLEAAKRGPVLPLYIFEPALWQQPDMSGRHYAFLKASLTSLDNALRALGQPLVYRTGDAVAVLQQLKENYGIAALWSHQETWNGWTYTRDIAVGKWCKSNNIPWHESRQFGVVRRMKSRDGWAEAWDALMDQPLWEAPASLQPLDIEAGRIPAATSLHILPDPCPLLQPGGRENGILELQSFFEERGEDYQQGMSSPSRAVSACSRISPHLAFGTLSMREVHRATEKEKRTWQGAPPAMRGNWLRALQAFSGRLRWHCHFIQKLEDEPTLEFDNLHQAYNGLREAGKGSVHYEAWASGQTGFPMVDACMRALQATGWINFRMRAMLMSFASYHLWLHWRDTGLHLARLFVDYEPGIHYSQCQMQSGTTGINTIRIYNPIKQGIDHDSDAAFIKRWVPELADVSAAQIHTPASLQGLPVAYPQPIVEEASARRMAADKIYSIRQDAGHAEVAQRIVQKHESRKAGLNRSRRVQRPKTKKRHRGQLELPFE